In the Arachis ipaensis cultivar K30076 chromosome B10, Araip1.1, whole genome shotgun sequence genome, one interval contains:
- the LOC107623118 gene encoding pentatricopeptide repeat-containing protein At3g06920 yields MKILSRSQVLKLRFFLRCRKKIEPLSKRFSSQWSNGFPPSPEMNGKVVPFVEENATKVEGIRKAVFDVCGVLETSMWGPAVEDALKVYDEMLQPELVVGVIRRLKDVNKALHFFRWVERKTEEAHGPEAYNALLVVMARTRNLVYLEQVLEEMCVAGFGPDNNTCIELVGSFVKSQKLREAFGIIESMRKYMFRPAFSAYTTLIGALSSVHECDSMLTLFHQMQELGYEVNIHLFTTLVRAFAREGRVDAALSLLDEMKSNSFHADLVLYNVCIDSFGKVGTVDMAWKFFHELKAQGLVPDDVTYTSMIGVLCKAERLDEAVELFEELDQNRSVPCVYAYNTMIMGYGSVGKFDEAYDLLERQKRKGCIPSVVAYNCLLTCLGKKGKVAEALRIYEEMKKDAAPNLATYNILIDMLCKAGQLEPALKVQEAMKEAGLFPNIMTVNIMIDRLCKAQRLDDACSIFLGLDHKLCTPDAVTFCSLIEGLGRHGRVDDAYMLYEKMLDSDQSPNAVVYTSLIRNFFKCGRKEDGHKIYKEMMHRGCSPDLTLLNIYMDCVFKAGEIDRGRALFEEIKAQGLIPDVRSYSILIHGLVKAGFAKETYKLFYEMKEQGLHLDTRAYNAVIDGFCKSGKVNKAYQLLDEMKTKGLQPTVVTYGSVIDGLSKIDRLDEAYMLFEEVKSKGVDLNVVIYSSLIDGFGKVGRIDEAYLILEELMQKGLTANTFTWNCLLDALVKAEEIDEALVCFQNMKSLKCPPNEITYSIMINGLCKVRKFNKAFVFWQEMQKKGLKPNTITYTTMITGLARVGNVQEAKGLFERFRASGGRPDSACYNSMIEGLSSVNKAMDAYTLFEETRTKGCRIYSKTCVILLDALHKADCLEQAAIVGAVLREMAKSQHATRFS; encoded by the exons ATGAAAATTCTCTCAAGAAGCCAag TTCTAAAACTTCGATTTTTTCTGAGATGCCGAAAAAAGATTGAGCCCTTATCGAAGAGGTTCTCTTCACAGTGGTCAAATGGATTTCCTCCTTCTCCTGAGATGAACGGTAAAGTTGTTCCCTTTGTGGAAGAGAATGCAACAAAAGTGGAAGGTATCCGTAAGGCAGTGTTTGATGTGTGCGGGGTATTGGAAACTAGCATGTGGGGACCTGCCGTTGAGGATGCCCTCAAGGTGTATGATGAAATGCTTCAACCAGAACTTGTTGTTGGAGTGATAAGGAGGTTGAAGGATGTGAATAAGGCGTTGCATTTTTTTCGATGGGTGGAGCGGAAAACTGAAGAAGCTCATGGTCCTGAGGCCTACAATGCACTTCTCGTGGTTATGGCTAGGACTAGAAACTTGGTGTACTTGGAGCAGGTTCTTGAAGAAATGTGTGTGGCAGGGTTTGGACCAGATAACAATACTTGTATTGAATTGGTTGGTAGTTTTGTCAAGTCGCAGAAGTTGAGGGAAGCTTTTGGGATTATTGAGAGTATGAGGAAGTACATGTTTCGCCCTGCTTTTTCAGCTTATACTACATTGATTGGTGCGCTCTCTTCAGTTCACGAATGTGATTCCATGCTTACTCTCTTTCATCAAATGCAGGAACTAGGCTATGAAGTAAATATACACTTGTTTACTACGCTTGTTCGTGCGTTTGCAAGGGAGGGTCGTGTTGATGCTGCTCTTTCCTTGCTGGACGAAATGAAGAGTAATTCGTTTCATGCTGACCTTGTTCTCTACAATGTTTGCATAGATAGTTTTGGCAAAGTTGGCACAGTGGATATGGCCTGGAAATTCTTTCATGAATTGAAAGCACAAGGGTTGGTTCCTGATGATGTGACCTATACTAGCATGATAGGTGTTCTTTGCAAGGCTGAGAGGCTGGATGAAGCTGTTGAGTTGTTTGAAGAATTGGATCAAAACAGAAGTGTCCCGTGTGTATATGCTTATAATACCATGATTATGGGTTATGGTTCAGTTGGAAAATTTGATGAAGCATATGATTTACTCGAGAGACAAAAAAGAAAGGGATGCATACCTAGTGTAGTTGCTTATAATTGCCTTCTGACTTGCCTGGGTAAAAAGGGTAAAGTAGCTGAAGCATTGAGGATCTATGAAGAAATGAAAAAAGATGCGGCACCAAATCTTGCAACCTACAATATCTTGATTGACATGCTTTGTAAGGCAGGACAGCTCGAACCCGCTCTGAAGGTTCAGGAAGCCATGAAAGAGGCTGGTTTGTTCCCCAATATCATGACTGTAAATATAATGATCGATAGACTATGTAAAGCTCAAAGACTTGATGATGCTTGCTCCATATTTTTAGGATTGGATCATAAACTTTGCACCCCTGATGCAGTTACATTTTGTTCTCTTATTGAGGGTTTGGGTAGACATGGCAGGGTAGATGATGCCTACATGCTTTATGAGAAGATGTTAGATTCCGATCAAAGTCCAAATGCAGTAGTGTATACATCTCTTATTAGGAATTTCTTCAAGTGTGGTAGGAAGGAGGATGGTcacaaaatttacaaggagaTGATGCATAGGGGTTGTTCTCCTGATCTAACGCTCCTTAATATTTACATGGATTGTGTTTTTAAAGCAGGTGAAATTGATAGAGGAAGGGCTTTGTTTGAAGAGATAAAGGCTCAAGGGTTAATTCCTGATGTTCGGAGCTACTCAATTTTAATTCATGGTCTTGTGAAAGCAGGCTTTGcaaaagaaacatacaaattgTTTTATGAGATGAAGGAGCAAGGACTACATTTGGACACCCGCGCTTACAATGCTGTTATTGATGGGTTTTGCAAGTCTGGTAAGGTCAATAAGGCTTACCAACTGCTGGACGAAATGAAGACAAAGGGCCTGCAACCTACTGTTGTCACTTATGGATCTGTCATTGATGGACTTTCTAAAATTGACAGGCTCGATGAAGCATATATGTTATTTGAAGAAGTAAAATCCAAAGGTGTTGACTTGAATGTAGTGATCTATAGTAGTCTCATTGATGGGTTTGGGAAGGTGGGAAGGATTGATGAGGCATATTTAATTTTGGAGGAGTTGATGCAGAAGGGTCTAACTGCAAACACATTCACATGGAATTGCTTACTTGATGCATTGGTGAAAGCTGAGGAAATCGATGAAGCTCTTGTCTGCTTCCAGAATATGAAAAGTTTGAAATGTCCTCCAAATGAAATAACTTATAGCATTATGATAAATGGTCTTTGCAAGGTTAGAAAATTTAACAAGGCTTTTGTGTTCTGGCAAGAGATGCAGAAGAAAGGGCTAAAACCTAATACTATCACATACACAACCATGATTACGGGACTTGCAAGGGTTGGAAATGTTCAAGAAGCAAAAGGTCTCTTTGAGAGATTTAGGGCAAGCGGGGGCAGGCCTGATTCAGCTTGTTATAATTCTATGATTGAAGGATTAAGCAGTGTCAATAAAGCAATGGATGCATATACACTTTTCGAGGAAACTCGCACGAAAGGTTGTCGTATTTATAGCAAAACATGCGTTATTCTTTTAGATGCACTGCATAAGGCTGACTGCCTTGAGCAAGCGGCAATCGTCGGAGCTGTCTTAAGGGAAATGGCAAAGTCCCAACATGCCACAAGATTCTCTTGA